In a genomic window of Streptomyces sp. NBC_01231:
- a CDS encoding aminoglycoside phosphotransferase family protein, which yields MTPSAPPATGLRTPWEHLPEPVRDAVAGVLGAPVVHAVTQPGGFSPGVAARVRTAEGRRAFVKAVGVDTNPHAPHLHRTEARNAAALPPTVPAPRLLGTHDDGTWVALVYQDVTGRQPHVPWREPELRRVLDAVGRLARALTPSPLDAPPAATALGHTFDGWRQLLDGQETTQLPPAHLGTWTTTNLPRLAELAAPWPQAVTGDTLAHADLRADNILLTDDDRVVFVDWPHALRAAPWFDLLVMLPCVRAQGGPDPEDVFTGHPLGPDAVTAALAGLAGFFLRNSLLPPPPGIPTLRAFQRVQGDAALTWLRRRLRWS from the coding sequence ATGACCCCCTCCGCCCCGCCCGCCACCGGCCTCCGCACCCCCTGGGAACACCTCCCGGAACCGGTACGCGACGCCGTCGCGGGCGTTCTCGGCGCCCCCGTCGTCCACGCCGTCACCCAGCCCGGCGGATTCTCCCCCGGCGTCGCCGCCCGCGTCCGTACCGCCGAAGGACGCCGTGCCTTCGTCAAGGCGGTCGGCGTGGACACCAACCCGCACGCCCCGCACCTCCACCGCACCGAGGCCCGCAACGCCGCCGCCCTGCCACCCACCGTCCCCGCCCCCCGCCTCCTCGGCACCCACGACGACGGCACCTGGGTCGCCCTCGTCTACCAGGACGTGACCGGCCGCCAGCCCCATGTCCCGTGGCGGGAGCCCGAGTTGCGCCGAGTACTGGACGCCGTGGGACGACTCGCCCGCGCCCTCACCCCGTCCCCGCTCGACGCCCCGCCCGCCGCCACGGCCCTCGGCCACACCTTCGACGGCTGGCGCCAACTCCTCGACGGGCAGGAGACCACCCAGCTGCCGCCCGCCCACCTCGGCACGTGGACCACCACGAACCTGCCCCGCCTCGCCGAACTCGCCGCGCCCTGGCCCCAGGCCGTCACCGGCGACACCCTCGCCCACGCCGACCTGCGCGCCGACAACATCCTGCTCACCGACGACGACCGTGTCGTCTTCGTCGACTGGCCGCACGCCCTGCGCGCCGCCCCGTGGTTCGACCTGCTCGTCATGCTGCCCTGCGTCCGAGCCCAGGGCGGCCCGGACCCGGAGGACGTGTTCACCGGCCATCCCCTGGGCCCGGACGCCGTCACCGCCGCCCTCGCGGGCCTCGCCGGTTTCTTCCTGCGGAACTCCCTGCTGCCCCCGCCCCCGGGCATCCCGACCCTGCGCGCCTTCCAACGGGTCCAGGGCGATGCCGCCCTGACCTGGCTCAGGCGTCGGCTCAGGTGGTCGTAG